In Bacillus cereus ATCC 14579, a single window of DNA contains:
- a CDS encoding PadR family transcriptional regulator, whose product MSMKLVILGLLLEGDKHPYEVQHIMKERQMDCYIKYAKGSLYYAFEQLEKQGAIHITNVIRDTNRPDKTIFHITEAGKKLFHTLLLKQFEAKNQIYKPIYSALSFAHFSNDHELVPILEKKKNDTLQYLHTMQTIYDCNKGKVPRAQLYILQSVIEHITVELQWLNTLLKDAIAGRLSEVAIDED is encoded by the coding sequence ATGAGCATGAAATTAGTCATTCTCGGCTTACTACTCGAAGGAGATAAACATCCATATGAAGTGCAGCATATTATGAAAGAACGACAAATGGATTGTTACATTAAATATGCTAAAGGATCACTTTATTACGCCTTCGAGCAATTAGAAAAGCAAGGGGCAATTCATATTACAAATGTAATTAGAGACACAAATCGACCTGACAAAACGATTTTTCATATAACAGAAGCAGGCAAAAAACTATTCCACACTTTACTATTAAAACAATTCGAAGCCAAAAACCAAATATATAAACCTATTTATTCAGCCTTATCTTTCGCTCACTTTAGCAATGATCACGAATTAGTTCCTATTTTAGAAAAAAAGAAAAACGATACTCTTCAATATTTACATACTATGCAAACGATATATGATTGTAATAAAGGAAAGGTTCCACGTGCACAACTATATATTTTGCAAAGTGTAATTGAGCATATTACAGTTGAATTACAATGGCTAAACACCCTCCTTAAAGATGCTATAGCAGGCCGACTTTCAGAAGTTGCTATAGATGAAGATTGA
- the metE gene encoding 5-methyltetrahydropteroyltriglutamate--homocysteine S-methyltransferase — protein sequence MAIQTSNLGYPRIGLQREWKKTLEAFWSNKIDEEQFLTTMKEIRLQHVKVQQEKGIELIPIGDFTYYDHVLDTAYMLGFIPSRFSEFTSYLDVYFAMARGSKDHVASEMTKWFNTNYHYIVPEYEEGLQISLKDNRPLRLYEEAKQELGVDGKPVILGPYTFLKLAKGYTQEQFPTILKQLVAPYVQLLSELHAAGAPAIQVDEPIFASLTKKEVQQAKEIYEAIRKEVPNATLLLQTYFDSVEENYEEIITFPVSGIGLDFIHGKEGNLNAISKYGFPADKTLAVGCIDGRNIWRADLDEVLELFTTLQKQVQTKDIIVQPSCSLLHTPIDKTEETHLSTELFDALAFANQKLEELVLIHSALTQGTESISNELETYRNVHHTIRSSAARNREDVKAARTALKEEDFSRPLPFEKRYELQQVALELPLLPTTTIGSFPQTTEVRQTRKEWRNGVISNEQYEQFIEKETEKWIRYQEEIGLDVLVHGEFERTDMVEYFGERLAGFSFTKNGWVQSYGSRCVKPPVIYGDVAFINGMTIKETVYAQSLTEKVVKGMLTGPVTILNWSFVRNDIPRKEVSYQIALALRHEIELLESSGIRVIQVDEPALREGMPLKEKDWDAYITWAVQSFLLATSSVANETQIHTHMCYSNFEDIVDAIRALDADVISIETSRSHGEFIDTLKHTTYEKGIGLGVYDIHSPRVPSKDEMYKIVEQSLEVCDPKYFWINPDCGLKTRRTEEVIPALEHMVQAAKDARSLLKTNA from the coding sequence ATGGCAATTCAAACAAGTAACTTAGGTTATCCACGTATCGGACTACAACGAGAGTGGAAAAAAACATTGGAAGCTTTTTGGTCCAATAAAATCGATGAAGAACAATTTTTAACAACAATGAAAGAAATTCGCCTTCAACACGTAAAAGTACAGCAAGAAAAAGGGATTGAACTCATTCCAATTGGCGACTTTACATATTATGATCACGTTTTGGATACTGCCTATATGCTAGGATTTATTCCATCACGTTTTTCTGAGTTTACATCTTACCTTGATGTATATTTCGCAATGGCGCGTGGCTCTAAAGATCACGTAGCTTCCGAAATGACAAAATGGTTTAACACAAACTATCACTATATCGTTCCTGAATATGAAGAGGGATTACAAATCTCTTTAAAAGATAATCGTCCACTTCGCTTATACGAAGAGGCAAAACAAGAATTAGGAGTAGATGGAAAGCCTGTTATTTTAGGACCATATACTTTCTTAAAATTAGCTAAAGGCTATACACAAGAACAATTTCCTACCATTTTAAAACAGTTAGTTGCACCTTACGTACAACTACTTTCAGAACTACATGCAGCTGGTGCACCAGCCATTCAAGTTGATGAACCGATTTTCGCTTCTTTAACTAAAAAAGAAGTTCAACAAGCAAAAGAAATTTATGAAGCTATTCGTAAAGAAGTTCCAAATGCGACTCTTCTTTTACAAACATATTTTGATAGCGTAGAAGAAAACTATGAAGAAATTATTACATTCCCGGTATCCGGTATTGGATTAGATTTCATTCATGGTAAAGAAGGTAATCTAAATGCTATTTCAAAATATGGATTCCCAGCTGATAAAACTTTAGCTGTCGGTTGTATAGATGGCCGTAACATTTGGAGAGCTGACCTTGATGAAGTTCTTGAGTTATTTACAACGTTACAAAAACAAGTCCAAACGAAAGATATCATCGTTCAGCCTTCTTGTAGCTTATTGCATACACCAATCGATAAAACAGAAGAAACTCACTTATCGACTGAGCTGTTTGATGCGTTAGCATTTGCAAATCAAAAATTAGAAGAATTAGTTCTTATTCATTCCGCTCTCACTCAAGGTACAGAAAGCATTAGTAATGAGCTGGAAACATATCGAAACGTACATCATACAATTCGTTCATCTGCTGCACGTAACCGAGAAGATGTCAAAGCAGCACGAACAGCACTAAAAGAAGAAGATTTTTCACGTCCTCTTCCATTTGAAAAACGATACGAATTACAACAAGTTGCTCTAGAGTTACCGCTATTACCAACAACGACTATTGGTAGCTTCCCGCAAACAACTGAAGTTCGTCAAACGCGAAAAGAATGGCGTAACGGTGTTATTTCAAATGAACAATATGAACAATTTATTGAAAAAGAGACAGAAAAATGGATTCGTTACCAAGAAGAAATTGGGCTTGATGTCCTTGTACATGGTGAATTTGAAAGAACTGACATGGTCGAATATTTTGGTGAGCGCCTTGCTGGTTTCTCATTCACTAAAAACGGTTGGGTACAATCATACGGTTCCCGCTGCGTAAAACCACCTGTTATTTATGGTGATGTAGCCTTTATTAACGGCATGACTATTAAGGAAACAGTTTATGCGCAAAGCTTAACAGAGAAAGTTGTAAAAGGAATGTTAACCGGACCTGTTACAATTTTAAATTGGTCCTTCGTTCGAAATGATATTCCAAGAAAAGAAGTTTCGTATCAAATTGCACTAGCTCTTCGTCACGAAATTGAACTACTTGAATCTTCCGGAATTAGAGTAATCCAAGTCGATGAGCCCGCACTTCGTGAAGGAATGCCACTAAAAGAAAAAGATTGGGATGCTTATATTACATGGGCAGTACAATCCTTCCTTTTAGCAACTTCTTCTGTAGCAAATGAAACACAAATTCATACTCATATGTGTTACAGTAACTTCGAAGATATTGTTGACGCGATTCGCGCATTAGATGCAGATGTAATTTCTATCGAAACATCAAGAAGTCACGGAGAATTTATTGATACATTAAAACATACAACATATGAAAAAGGCATCGGCCTAGGTGTATATGATATTCATAGCCCACGTGTACCGAGTAAAGATGAAATGTATAAAATCGTAGAACAATCTTTAGAAGTATGTGATCCTAAATATTTCTGGATTAATCCTGATTGTGGTTTAAAAACGAGAAGAACAGAAGAAGTTATTCCAGCTTTAGAACATATGGTGCAAGCAGCGAAAGATGCTCGTTCCCTTTTAAAAACAAACGCATAA
- the comJ gene encoding competence protein ComJ, with product MELTISYSQLMLMNYDGEQPYVDWTDEDFERGYAKADGTVIFEALSDYTCEVKVTPGKHIEKEEVVRTITVPFTVENESIVITSILSNKFQIPIPNGEYTVVLQAIPLEEPTDDELYKIQYEFFFESKE from the coding sequence ATGGAGTTAACGATTTCTTATTCGCAATTAATGTTGATGAACTATGACGGTGAGCAGCCTTATGTAGATTGGACTGATGAAGATTTTGAAAGAGGTTATGCTAAGGCAGATGGAACTGTTATTTTTGAAGCACTTTCTGATTATACTTGTGAAGTGAAAGTGACCCCAGGGAAACATATTGAAAAAGAAGAAGTAGTTAGAACGATTACGGTTCCTTTTACAGTTGAAAATGAAAGTATCGTTATAACGAGTATTCTTTCTAATAAATTTCAAATACCTATTCCAAATGGTGAGTATACAGTTGTATTACAAGCAATTCCTCTTGAAGAGCCAACGGATGATGAATTATATAAAATACAATATGAATTCTTTTTTGAAAGTAAAGAATAA
- the nucA gene encoding DNA-entry nuclease: protein MKQLKGIIISIIAILSILVAVYEVLVPEETSVKKTNTYDQVLEFPKERYPETGKHITDAIKEGHSEVCTIDRGGAADRRKLSLAQYPSKKGYDRDEWPMAMCKEGGKGAHIEYISPADNRGAGSWVGNKLDKYPDGTRVKFEVK, encoded by the coding sequence ATGAAGCAATTAAAAGGTATTATCATTTCAATTATCGCAATTCTGTCTATTTTAGTAGCAGTTTATGAAGTACTTGTGCCAGAGGAAACAAGTGTAAAGAAAACGAATACGTATGATCAAGTGTTAGAATTTCCGAAAGAACGTTATCCAGAGACAGGAAAACATATTACGGATGCTATAAAAGAAGGGCATTCAGAAGTTTGTACAATCGATCGTGGTGGTGCTGCAGATAGAAGGAAATTGTCGTTAGCACAATATCCATCAAAAAAAGGGTATGATCGTGATGAATGGCCAATGGCGATGTGCAAGGAAGGCGGAAAAGGAGCACATATTGAATATATAAGTCCGGCGGATAACCGCGGAGCAGGTTCTTGGGTAGGGAATAAGTTAGATAAATACCCAGATGGTACGCGAGTAAAATTTGAAGTGAAGTAG
- a CDS encoding DUF3967 domain-containing protein, with translation MEATYKTKDVTNKTGIPKHIVRKYSQLLEEHGYMISKTADARIYKLDDLKLLKSIHERAATLQEDISETIPIILKEKEAPPVPVIQDKQEIQTKEKEDGRNFEEFMLKLEMLAQLNEAIIHQNSTLITQNRLKDEKLDELMQQVYVKEGSQEKMLQELVDHAAQTDALQKEKMDLLMNHMYKRESKQEEKMNKLVSQIYNKDSNRDAQLMQVIREIQETKRMVAASKEQSFFQSFKSLFSRAKQEKTNE, from the coding sequence ATGGAAGCTACCTATAAAACGAAAGATGTCACGAATAAAACAGGCATCCCAAAACATATAGTTCGCAAATATAGTCAACTGTTAGAAGAACATGGTTATATGATTTCCAAAACAGCTGATGCTCGTATTTATAAACTTGATGATTTAAAATTATTGAAATCTATACACGAAAGAGCTGCTACATTACAAGAAGATATTTCAGAAACGATACCGATTATTTTAAAAGAAAAAGAGGCCCCACCTGTACCAGTTATACAAGATAAGCAAGAGATACAAACGAAAGAAAAAGAAGATGGGCGTAACTTTGAGGAGTTCATGTTAAAACTTGAAATGCTAGCTCAATTAAATGAGGCAATTATTCATCAAAATTCTACTTTAATTACACAAAATCGTTTAAAGGATGAGAAACTAGACGAATTGATGCAACAAGTTTATGTAAAAGAAGGCTCTCAAGAAAAAATGCTTCAAGAGTTAGTCGATCACGCCGCTCAAACAGATGCACTGCAAAAAGAAAAGATGGACTTATTAATGAATCATATGTATAAACGAGAATCCAAACAGGAAGAAAAAATGAATAAACTTGTTAGTCAAATTTATAATAAAGACAGTAACCGTGATGCACAGCTTATGCAAGTTATTCGAGAAATTCAAGAAACAAAAAGAATGGTTGCTGCCTCAAAAGAGCAAAGCTTCTTTCAATCATTTAAAAGTTTATTTAGCCGAGCAAAACAAGAAAAAACAAATGAATAA
- the kinB gene encoding sporulation sensor histidine kinase KinB, protein MELIRDLLIQIAIIILPLFLYEAIRLNRYQEMPPKPNRYFIMFLSSVTLVLSMTYSICFGNVCGYNFHPIPIVSGFLYGGIVGLIPAVIFVAYEWLLKGMSFLPVLEVIFLLIVPLFLSKKWSLFSRDKKLILAFMISSFYVLVSLVLGMINVLLETGFTPYISQIYSGFIFASLIMVMTMVFQVYLTEYLNENALLRTEMQKSEKLNIVSELAASVAHEVRNPLTVVRGFIQLLESTEDVKNKDYMRLVLAELDRAEQIISDYLNLARPQIEKKEHICLSAQLIEMTTLMSSFAAMQGVYLQVEISESLYTIGDKTKLKQAIMNVVKNGIEAIQGNKGYLKVTAIQKDETIIIRVKDSGVGMTNEQLARLGQPYYSLKEKGTGLGLMVTFSILQAHNGTLEYKSESGKGTEAIIILPAVQNKE, encoded by the coding sequence ATGGAGCTTATCCGTGATTTATTGATTCAAATTGCCATCATAATTTTGCCACTATTTTTATATGAAGCGATTCGTTTAAATCGCTATCAAGAAATGCCTCCGAAGCCAAATCGTTACTTTATTATGTTTTTATCTAGCGTTACGCTCGTTCTCTCCATGACATACTCTATTTGTTTTGGCAATGTGTGTGGGTATAACTTTCACCCCATTCCAATTGTCAGTGGTTTTTTATATGGTGGGATTGTTGGTTTAATCCCAGCGGTTATTTTTGTTGCGTATGAATGGTTACTAAAGGGAATGAGCTTTCTTCCAGTTTTAGAAGTAATATTTTTATTGATAGTTCCGCTATTTTTATCAAAGAAATGGTCTCTTTTTTCAAGGGATAAGAAATTAATTTTAGCATTTATGATTTCATCATTTTATGTGCTTGTTTCTTTAGTATTAGGCATGATTAATGTTCTTTTGGAAACAGGATTTACACCGTATATTTCGCAAATATATAGCGGATTTATATTTGCCTCGCTTATCATGGTCATGACAATGGTATTTCAGGTGTATTTAACTGAATATTTAAATGAAAATGCATTGCTACGTACAGAGATGCAAAAATCAGAAAAGCTTAATATTGTAAGTGAGTTAGCAGCAAGTGTGGCACATGAAGTTCGAAATCCACTAACTGTTGTTCGTGGATTTATCCAATTGCTAGAAAGTACGGAAGATGTGAAGAATAAGGATTATATGCGTCTCGTATTAGCTGAATTGGATCGGGCGGAACAAATTATTTCAGATTACTTAAATTTAGCAAGGCCGCAAATTGAGAAAAAAGAACACATTTGTTTATCAGCCCAATTAATAGAAATGACCACTCTCATGTCGTCATTTGCAGCGATGCAAGGTGTATATTTACAAGTTGAAATTTCAGAAAGTCTTTATACGATTGGTGATAAGACAAAATTGAAGCAAGCTATTATGAATGTTGTTAAAAATGGTATTGAAGCAATTCAAGGAAATAAAGGATATTTAAAAGTAACAGCTATTCAAAAAGACGAAACAATCATAATAAGAGTTAAAGATAGTGGTGTTGGTATGACGAATGAACAGTTAGCAAGGCTTGGGCAACCATATTATTCTTTAAAAGAAAAAGGGACAGGATTAGGACTTATGGTAACATTTAGTATTTTACAAGCGCATAATGGTACATTGGAATATAAGAGTGAAAGTGGAAAAGGCACTGAAGCAATTATTATATTACCAGCTGTACAAAATAAGGAATAA
- a CDS encoding aminotransferase A: MEQFINPRVKDIQISGIRQFSNMIQNYDNLISLTIGQPDFPTPSLVKEAAKRAITENYTSYTHNAGLLELRKAACNFVKDNYDLHYSPENETIVTIGASEAIDVAFRTILEPGTEVILPAPIYPGYEPIIRLCGATPVFVDVRETGFRLTAEALKNAITEKTRCIVLPYPSNPTGVTLSTEELKDIVDVLKDKNIFVLSDEIYSELVYEQKHTSIAHFPEMREKTIVINGLSKSHSMTGWRVGLLFAPSYLAGHILKVHQYNVTCATSIAQYAAIEALTAAKDAPKMMRHQYKKRRDYVYNRLTQMGLTVEKPTGAFYLFPYVGHLTSSSFDFALDLVKEAGLAVVPGTAFSEYGEGYLRLSYAYSIETLKEGCDRLEAFLMKKAKS, translated from the coding sequence ATGGAACAATTCATTAACCCTAGAGTGAAGGACATCCAAATTTCTGGAATCCGTCAATTCTCTAACATGATTCAAAACTATGATAATTTGATTTCTTTAACAATTGGACAACCCGATTTCCCTACACCTTCTCTCGTAAAAGAAGCGGCAAAACGGGCGATTACAGAAAACTATACAAGCTATACACATAACGCTGGTTTACTAGAATTACGTAAGGCAGCTTGTAACTTTGTAAAAGATAACTACGATTTACATTACTCACCTGAAAACGAAACCATCGTTACAATCGGTGCTAGCGAAGCAATTGATGTTGCATTCCGAACGATTTTAGAGCCAGGAACAGAAGTAATTTTACCTGCTCCTATTTATCCAGGTTACGAACCCATTATTCGATTATGCGGTGCAACGCCTGTTTTTGTAGATGTTCGTGAAACTGGATTTCGTTTAACAGCTGAAGCGCTTAAAAATGCTATTACAGAAAAAACAAGATGTATCGTACTACCGTATCCTTCTAATCCAACTGGTGTAACTTTATCAACAGAAGAGCTAAAAGATATTGTAGATGTTTTAAAAGATAAAAATATTTTCGTCCTTTCAGATGAAATTTATAGCGAGCTTGTATATGAACAAAAGCATACATCTATCGCTCATTTCCCAGAAATGCGTGAAAAGACAATTGTCATTAACGGTTTATCTAAATCACATTCTATGACTGGCTGGCGTGTTGGACTTTTATTTGCACCAAGCTATTTAGCAGGACACATATTAAAAGTTCATCAATACAATGTAACGTGTGCTACTTCAATCGCTCAATACGCTGCAATTGAAGCATTAACAGCAGCTAAAGACGCACCAAAAATGATGCGCCACCAATATAAAAAACGCCGTGATTACGTATATAATAGACTCACTCAAATGGGATTAACAGTTGAAAAGCCAACAGGTGCATTTTACTTATTCCCATATGTTGGTCATTTGACATCTTCATCATTTGATTTTGCACTTGATCTTGTCAAAGAAGCGGGACTAGCTGTAGTTCCTGGAACAGCATTCTCTGAATACGGTGAAGGCTACCTTCGCTTGTCCTATGCGTATAGTATCGAAACTTTAAAAGAAGGCTGCGACCGATTAGAAGCCTTTCTAATGAAAAAAGCTAAGAGTTAA
- the malR gene encoding maltose operon transcriptional repressor MalR: MTVTIKDVAKQANVAPSTVSRVIADNPSISEKTKRRVRKVMSELGYHPNLNARNLANQTTKTLGLVMPSSASKAFQNPFFPEVIRGISSFAHVEGYALYMSTGETEEEIFNGVVKMVQGRQIGGIILLYSRENDRIIQYLHEQNFPFVLIGKPYDRKDEITYVDNDNYTAAREVAEYLISLGHKQIAFIGGGSDLLVTRDRLAGMSDALKLADIVLPKEYILHFDFSRESGQQAVEELMGLQQPPTAIMATDDLIGLGVLSALSKKGFVVPKDVSIVSFNNALLSEIASPPLSTVDVNIYQLGYEAAKALVDKVENAESTAKCIIIPHKLLKRQTCDHYA, encoded by the coding sequence ATGACAGTTACAATTAAAGATGTGGCGAAGCAAGCGAATGTTGCACCATCAACAGTTTCTCGTGTAATTGCTGATAATCCAAGTATAAGTGAAAAGACAAAGCGCCGTGTTAGGAAAGTGATGAGTGAATTAGGGTATCATCCCAATTTAAATGCGAGAAATCTTGCGAACCAAACGACGAAAACACTTGGTCTTGTTATGCCAAGTTCTGCAAGTAAAGCTTTTCAAAATCCATTTTTCCCAGAAGTTATAAGAGGGATTAGTTCATTTGCACACGTAGAAGGTTATGCGCTTTACATGTCGACAGGTGAAACGGAAGAAGAAATTTTTAATGGTGTCGTAAAGATGGTACAAGGACGCCAAATTGGTGGCATTATTCTTTTATATTCAAGGGAGAATGATCGGATTATTCAATATTTACATGAACAAAATTTCCCGTTTGTTTTAATAGGAAAACCATATGATCGAAAAGATGAAATTACATATGTAGATAATGACAATTATACAGCTGCAAGAGAAGTGGCAGAATATTTAATTTCATTAGGGCATAAACAAATCGCGTTCATTGGTGGTGGATCAGATTTACTTGTAACGAGAGATCGTTTAGCTGGTATGAGTGATGCCTTGAAATTAGCAGACATTGTATTACCAAAAGAATATATTTTACATTTTGATTTTTCGAGGGAAAGTGGTCAACAAGCTGTTGAGGAATTAATGGGACTGCAGCAACCGCCAACGGCAATTATGGCAACGGATGACTTAATTGGACTTGGTGTGTTAAGTGCTCTTTCTAAAAAAGGATTTGTTGTACCGAAAGATGTTTCTATTGTAAGCTTTAATAATGCTTTATTATCGGAAATTGCGAGCCCTCCACTTTCGACAGTTGATGTGAATATTTATCAGCTAGGATATGAGGCGGCAAAAGCTTTAGTTGATAAAGTAGAGAATGCAGAATCCACTGCAAAGTGTATCATTATTCCTCATAAATTACTAAAACGTCAAACTTGTGATCATTATGCATAA
- the malD gene encoding maltosaccharide ABC transporter permease MalD codes for MNIKRQKMLRLSLSYLVIFVMCAIIFYPLLWIIGSSFNPGDSLSGSSIIPQNATLDHYRKLLDLENSNYLLWYKNTLKVSVLTMIFSVLAISFTAYAFSRYRFVGRKNGLLTFLILQMIPNFAALIALYVLAQLTGLIDTHLALILIYVGGAIPMNTWLMKGYFDTIPKELDESARMDGAGHFRIFWQIIMPLAKPIVAVVALFTFIGPFTDFILASIILRTPENYTLAVGLYEMVAKKFGNEFTTFAAGSVLIAIPISILFLSLQKYFISGLTAGGTKG; via the coding sequence ATGAATATTAAAAGACAGAAGATGTTACGTCTCTCATTAAGTTATTTAGTTATTTTCGTAATGTGTGCCATCATTTTCTATCCGTTATTATGGATTATTGGCTCATCGTTTAATCCGGGTGATAGTTTATCTGGATCAAGTATTATTCCACAAAATGCAACGTTAGATCATTATCGTAAGTTATTAGATCTAGAGAATAGTAATTACTTACTATGGTATAAAAACACATTAAAAGTAAGTGTTTTAACGATGATTTTCTCAGTGTTAGCAATTAGCTTTACTGCTTATGCATTTTCGAGATATCGTTTTGTTGGAAGAAAAAATGGTTTATTAACATTTTTAATTCTGCAAATGATTCCAAACTTTGCAGCGTTAATTGCTTTATACGTATTAGCTCAATTAACAGGATTAATTGATACACACCTCGCATTAATTTTAATTTATGTAGGCGGGGCTATTCCGATGAATACATGGCTTATGAAAGGGTATTTTGATACGATTCCGAAAGAACTAGATGAATCAGCTCGAATGGATGGAGCAGGGCATTTTCGTATTTTTTGGCAAATCATTATGCCACTTGCAAAGCCAATCGTAGCGGTTGTAGCGTTATTTACTTTCATTGGTCCATTTACAGATTTCATTTTAGCGAGTATTATTTTGCGAACACCAGAAAATTATACTTTAGCAGTTGGATTATATGAAATGGTTGCGAAGAAATTCGGTAATGAATTTACAACGTTTGCAGCGGGTTCTGTGTTAATTGCGATCCCAATTTCAATTTTATTCCTATCACTACAAAAATACTTTATTTCTGGTTTAACAGCTGGAGGTACAAAAGGATGA
- the malC gene encoding maltosaccharide ABC transporter permease MalC yields MQTSMEPANGLNHSKHRKMATMLSIIPGVGQMYNKQFVKGLIFLVLTGSFIVAFADLLNMGLWGIVTLGTEVPRDHSVFLLVEGILALIVIAFGLGIYAFNLYDAYQNGKKRDIGTPLNSVKEQYRNLLDQGFPYLMVSPGFLLLIFVVVFPIIFVILIGFTNYDLYHSPPAKLVDWVGFKNFIDIFTLPMWRETFVSVFSWTVIWTFVATTLQVALGIFLAIIVNQPGIKGKAIIRTIFILPWAVPAFVSILVFSGMFNETFGAINNQVLALFGIEKIAWMTDPFWAKIALIMIQTWLGFPFIFAMTTGILQSIPGELYEAATVDGATAWQQFRKITLPLVLYATAPILITQYTFNFNNFSIIYLFNGGGPAVAGQDAGGTDILISWIYKLTMTSAQYGKAAALTMILSLIVITVALWQFKRTKSFQEEDMM; encoded by the coding sequence ATGCAAACATCTATGGAACCAGCAAATGGGTTAAACCATTCAAAGCATAGAAAAATGGCAACCATGTTATCAATCATTCCAGGCGTGGGCCAAATGTATAATAAACAATTTGTAAAAGGTCTTATTTTTCTAGTATTAACAGGTTCATTTATTGTAGCCTTTGCTGATTTATTAAATATGGGATTATGGGGTATTGTAACGCTTGGTACAGAAGTTCCACGTGACCATTCTGTCTTTCTATTAGTAGAAGGAATCTTGGCCCTTATCGTTATCGCTTTTGGGCTCGGCATATATGCATTTAACTTATACGATGCATACCAAAATGGAAAGAAACGTGATATCGGAACACCGTTAAATTCTGTAAAAGAGCAATACCGTAATTTGTTAGATCAAGGTTTTCCTTATTTAATGGTTTCACCAGGTTTTCTACTACTTATCTTTGTTGTCGTATTTCCAATCATCTTCGTAATTTTAATTGGATTTACAAACTATGATTTATATCATTCTCCTCCAGCAAAATTAGTAGATTGGGTGGGCTTTAAAAACTTTATTGATATTTTCACTTTACCGATGTGGAGAGAGACATTTGTAAGTGTATTCTCTTGGACTGTCATTTGGACATTCGTTGCAACAACATTACAAGTTGCGCTTGGTATTTTCTTAGCGATTATCGTAAATCAGCCCGGTATTAAAGGAAAGGCAATTATTCGAACAATCTTCATTTTACCGTGGGCGGTTCCAGCATTCGTATCTATTCTTGTTTTCTCTGGAATGTTTAATGAAACATTCGGAGCGATTAACAATCAAGTATTAGCTTTATTCGGAATTGAAAAAATTGCTTGGATGACAGATCCATTTTGGGCGAAGATTGCTTTAATTATGATTCAAACGTGGCTTGGGTTCCCGTTTATCTTTGCGATGACAACGGGTATACTGCAATCGATTCCGGGAGAATTATATGAAGCGGCTACAGTAGATGGAGCGACAGCTTGGCAACAGTTTCGTAAAATTACATTGCCACTTGTGTTATATGCAACAGCACCAATATTAATTACGCAATATACGTTTAACTTTAATAACTTTAGTATCATCTATCTATTTAACGGTGGAGGTCCTGCTGTAGCTGGACAAGACGCAGGTGGAACGGATATTTTAATTTCATGGATTTATAAGTTAACGATGACTTCAGCGCAGTACGGAAAAGCAGCAGCTCTTACAATGATATTATCGTTAATCGTTATTACAGTTGCGTTATGGCAATTTAAGAGAACAAAATCATTCCAAGAAGAGGATATGATGTAA